One Nicotiana tomentosiformis chromosome 4, ASM39032v3, whole genome shotgun sequence genomic window carries:
- the LOC138910210 gene encoding uncharacterized mitochondrial protein AtMg00810-like, with translation MGSEFEMSMMGELNFFLRLQVKQTPRGTTISQQKNIKELLTRFEMVSSKIIDTPIATATRPDMDEPGSPVNKTMYIGIIGSFLYLTTSRPDIVFSMGLCTRFQSNPKESHLKAAKIILRYLKGTQDLVLYYPSGDNFDLIGYADADYAGYLVDRKNISGMAHFLGSCMISWDTRKQNSMALSTAESEYVAVVSCCAQLLWIKKQQKILVYFLTVCPYYVITPVLSTWQRIQFNIREQSTLMCDTTFSEIMLKMGLSV, from the coding sequence AtgggaagtgagtttgaaatgagcatgatgggggaattgaatttcttcttgaGGCTACAAGTCAAGCAAACTCCTAGGGGCACAACGATAAGTCAACAAAAGAACATCAAAGAGCTTCTGACGAGATTTGAGATGGTGAGTTCAAAGATCATTGATACACCTATTGCCACTGCCACTCGCCCGgatatggatgaacctggttctcctgTAAACAAGACTATGTATATAGGCATTATTGGGTCATTTCTGTATCTCACAACAAGTAGACCAGACATTGTCTTCAGTATGGGACTTTGCACCAGGTTTCAATccaatccaaaggagtctcatctGAAGGCTGCAAAGATAATTctgaggtatctcaaaggaacgcaggACCTGGTTCTTTACTATCCATCAGGAGATAATTTTGACTTGATCGGGTATGCTGACGCTGATTATGCTGGGTATCTGGTAGATAGGAAAAACATTTCTGGAATGGCACACTTTCTGGGTTCATGTATGATCTCATGGGATACAAGAAAACAAAACTCAATGGCTCTTTCAACTGCAGAATCTGAGTATGTGGCGGTTGTCTCTTGCTGTGCTCAACTATTGTGGATCAAGAAGCAACAAAAGATTTTGGTGTATTTTCTGACTGTGTGCCCTTACTATGTGATAACACCagtgctctcaacatggcaaagaatccagttcaacataagagaacaaagcacattgatgtgcgacaCCACTTTCTCAGAGATAATGTTGAAAATGGGCTTATCTGTATGA